One window of the Populus nigra chromosome 4, ddPopNigr1.1, whole genome shotgun sequence genome contains the following:
- the LOC133692898 gene encoding AAA-ATPase At2g46620-like has protein sequence MKILYAPILLLFVILSLLFLLRVLFFKTGLIYITKKWWRSIEDCFHVYQFFKVPEFNENMQKNHLYCEVSIYLSSIASIEDSDFINLFTGKKPHDIVLHLDPNQVIDDYFLGARVSWINEEKNDTNRCRTFVLKIRRADKRKILRPYLQHIHITSDELEQKKKDVKLYINIDSHEQSRQWRSVPFKHPSTFDTIAMESDLKNKLKSDLESFLKAKHYYHRLGRAWKRSYLLYGPSGTGKSSFVAAIANFLGYDVYDIDLSRVLDDSDMKMLLLQTTCKSVILIEDLDRFLMDKSTRVSLSGILNFMDGVLNSCCADERIMVYTMNCKDHVDPAILRPGRIDVHIHFPLCDFSAFKTLANNYLGVKDHKLFPQVEEFFQTGASLSPAEIGELMIANRNSPSRALKSVVTALQTDGDGRGSLNIRRQWTDNSSRKSTEDSGEQSGVFSKEGVNAMKDIRKLYGLLRLKSRKNSESFDRMPDSKDGQSCGL, from the coding sequence ATGAAAATTCTCTATGCCCCAATCTTACTTTTGTTCGTAATACTCAGTCTACTGTTTCTGCTTCGTGTCCTTTTTTTCAAAACTGGGCTAATTTACATCACCAAAAAATGGTGGAGATCAATAGAAGATTGTTTCCACGTCTATCAATTCTTCAAAGTCCCAGAATTCAATGAGAACAtgcaaaaaaatcatctttattgCGAAGTCTCTATTTATCTCAGCTCTATAGCTTCCATCGAAGACTCTGATTTCATCAATCTATTCACCGGAAAAAAACCCCACGACATCGTCCTTCATCTCGATCCGAACCAGGTAATAGATGATTATTTCCTTGGCGCAAGAGTTTCTTGGATTAACGAGGAAAAAAACGATACCAATCGTTGCAGAACCTTCGTTTTGAAGATCAGAAGAGCCGATAAGCGCAAAATTCTGCGTCCTTATCTGCAGCACATCCACATAACTTCAGACGAGCTCgagcaaaagaagaaagatgtgAAGCTCTACATAAATATCGACAGTCATGAGCAAAGCAGACAGTGGAGATCCGTTCCGTTCAAACATCCGTCGACGTTTGATACAATTGCAATGGAATCTGATCTCAAGAATAAGTTGAAATCAGATCTTGAGTCGTTCCTCAAAGCCAAACATTACTACCACCGGCTGGGGCGTGCTTGGAAGCGAAGCTACTTGCTGTACGGCCCATCAGGTACTGGAAAATCCAGCTTTGTTGCGGCCATTGCTAATTTTCTTGGCTACGATGTGTATGATATTGATCTTTCAAGGGTTTTAGATGATTCGGATATGAAAATGTTATTGTTACAGACGACATGCAAGTCAGTGATTTTGATTGAAGACCTTGATCGGTTTTTGATGGATAAATCAACGAGGGTCAGCTTGTCAGGTATTTTGAACTTCATGGATGGGGTATTAAATTCTTGCTGTGCAGACGAAAGAATCATGGTTTATACGATGAATTGTAAAGATCATGTTGATCCGGCTATTCTTAGACCCGGTCGGATTGATGTTCATATTCATTTCCCTTTGTGTGATTTCTCTGCTTTCAAAACATTGGCTAATAATTACTTGGGTGTTAAGGATCATAAATTGTTTCCTCAAGTAGAGGAGTTTTTTCAAACCGGGGCCAGTTTGAGCCCAGCTGAGATTGGGGAGCTTATGATTGCCAACAGGAATTCGCCTAGTCGGGCCTTGAAATCGGTCGTTACTGCTTTGCAAACGGACGGTGATGGAAGGGGGTCTTTGAACATTAGAAGACAGTGGACTGATAATTCTTCAAGGAAGTCGACTGAGGATTCAGGGGAACAGTCGGGGGTTTTTTCCAAGGAGGGTGTCAATGCCATGAAGGATATTAGAAAACTGTATGGCTTGTTGAGAttgaaaagtagaaaaaattcAGAGTCGTTTGATAGGATGCCAGACAGTAAGGATGGTCAATCATGTGGTTTGTGA
- the LOC133692904 gene encoding uncharacterized protein LOC133692904, whose amino-acid sequence MSNQPAPARPWFRLPSIARPTAPTTTPTPEPPPPQPRPALARPAFRPTAPPQPVPTQPRETTPPAAAGPQAVAAPPPEPVPPVSGVASVPTSPVARAAGGVASVPTSPISRAPAPSSSVPTSPVPTSAVLPLTTSSLPPSPTPKPAPTSSSVPTSPATKPVTTTSSVPTSPAPKPVTTTSSVPTSYASKSVTVTSSVQNSPATKAVTTNATRVPSPGPSLRTIKPAVQTPPQSPKPRPTAPPPSPLTLPPSQVKSYADLEPKIPLVAEQKTVLVQKTFDKPKVARDSQRDFADSLSSGIARLAKQETTKDVQTKEKGNRKKNSSDSEDGGMKVITIAGENKGAFMEVIRSPKKQVFEGTSHFLHKKGNPKSEGSDSSSSEEGNSKKKDKNHNGKAMGPSPLRAFMNSNVQGVNNSIVYNSSCSHHDPGVHATLSRKPAGAAAFHVKDHGNDNQS is encoded by the coding sequence ATGTCAAACCAACCTGCCCCTGCTCGTCCATGGTTCCGTTTGCCATCAATAGCTCGGCCAACTGCCCCTACAACAACTCCAACTCCAGAGCCACCACCTCCACAACCCCGTCCAGCTCTTGCTCGACCTGCATTTAGGCCAACTGCTCCACCTCAGCCAGTGCCGACACAGCCTCGAGAAACCACTCCTCCTGCTGCGGCAGGACCACAGGCTGTAGCTGCTCCCCCACCCGAACCAGTGCCACCTGTTTCCGGTGTTGCTTCAGTTCCAACATCTCCAGTTGCAAGAGCTGCAGGTGGTGTTGCGTCAGTACCAACATCTCCAATTTCAAGGGCACCTGCTCCTTCATCTTCAGTGCCCACTTCTCCTGTCCCAACTTCCGCAGTGCTTCCACTCACCACCTCTTCACTTCCACCTTCTCCAACCCCCAAACCAGCACCAACTTCCTCTTCGGTTCCAACCTCTCCTGCCACTAAGCCAGTGACCACCACATCCTCAGTGCCAACTTCCCCTGCCCCTAAGCCAGTGACAACCACATCCTCAGTGCCAACTTCTTATGCTTCTAAGTCAGTGACAGTCACATCCTCAGTGCAAAATTCTCCAGCTACTAAAGCTGTAACCACCAATGCAACTCGTGTGCCTAGCCCTGGACCATCTCTAAGAACCATCAAGCCAGCAGTTCAAACCCCACCTCAATCACCAAAGCCTAGGCCCACTGCTCCACCACCTTCTCCTCTAACACTTCCACCTTCCCAAGTAAAATCTTATGCAGATCTCGAACCCAAGATTCCATTAGTGGCAGAGCAAAAAACTGTGTTGGTTCAAAAGACTTTTGACAAGCCTAAGGTGGCGCGCGATTCACAGAGGGACTTTGCAGACAGTCTCAGCTCTGGCATCGCTCGTCTTGCAAAGCAAGAAACTACTAAAGATGTTCAAACAAAGGAGAAAGGTAACCGCAAGAAGAATTCTTCAGATTCTGAGGATGGTGGCATGAAGGTAATTACAATTGCCGGTGAAAACAAAGGTGCTTTCATGGAAGTTATCCGTTCTCCCAAGAAACAAGTTTTTGAAGGAACTTCTCATTTTCTCCACAAGAAGGGTAATCCTAAAAGTGAAGGCAGTGACAGCAGCAGTAGCGAGGAAGGCAACAGCAAGAAGAAGGACAAGAACCACAATGGAAAAGCAATGGGGCCATCTCCTTTGAGAGCATTTATGAACAGTAATGTGCAAGGTGTTAACAATTCAATCGTTTACAATTCTTCATGCAGCCATCATGATCCTGGGGTGCATGCTACTCTCTCTCGAAAACCTGCTGGTGCTGCTGCATTCCATGTCAAGGACCATGGCAATGACAACCagagttaa